In the Corynebacterium suedekumii genome, one interval contains:
- a CDS encoding molybdopterin-binding protein codes for MSPTLSGVIIVASDRVHSGERVDKAGPLARELLAEVGVDAPVVIVEEGLDAVSAALADARAAGHRVILTVGGTGLGPRNQTPEATAPLLEVTLTGLMTQVLVEGLSHSPHAGLSRALIGLTGRGAADALIINSPSSTGAVRDTLGVVLPLLPNIFERLG; via the coding sequence ATGAGCCCCACGCTCAGCGGCGTCATCATCGTCGCCTCCGACCGCGTCCACTCGGGCGAGCGAGTGGACAAGGCGGGCCCGCTCGCCCGGGAACTGCTCGCCGAGGTGGGTGTCGACGCCCCGGTGGTCATCGTCGAGGAGGGCCTGGACGCGGTCAGTGCCGCGCTTGCCGACGCCCGCGCCGCCGGCCACCGCGTCATCCTCACCGTCGGCGGCACCGGCCTCGGGCCCCGCAATCAGACCCCGGAGGCCACCGCCCCGCTGCTCGAGGTCACCCTCACCGGGCTGATGACCCAGGTCCTCGTCGAGGGGCTCAGCCACTCGCCGCACGCCGGCCTGTCCCGGGCGCTCATCGGGTTGACCGGCCGGGGTGCGGCGGACGCGCTGATCATCAACTCACCCAGCTCCACGGGGGCTGTCCGCGACACCCTGGGTGTGGTGCTGCCGCTGCTGCCCAACATCTTCGAACGTCTGGGGTGA
- the narH gene encoding nitrate reductase subunit beta, whose amino-acid sequence MKVMAQIAMVMNLDKCIGCHTCSVTCKQAWTNREGTEYIWFNNVETRPGVGYPRGWEDQDKWEGGWTRTSSGRLKPRSGGRLSKLFNIFHNPKLPGIQDYYEPWTYEYDKLLSTPGNQNTQPTARPVSQIDGREMNTISWSSNWDDNLGGSTATMDEDPVLHQMNLTVQKEIEDTFMFYLPRICEHCLNPTCVSSCPSGAMYKRTEDGIVLVDQDQCRGWRMCVSGCPYKKVYFNHKSGKAEKCTLCYPRIEVGQPTVCSETCVGRLRYLGVLLYDADRVADAASVENPQDLLQAQKDILLDPRDPRVIDAATQAGIPHSWIDAAQQSPIWDLIFTYEVALPLHPEYRTLPMVWYIPPLSPVVDQVTASGNDGEDHKILFTALSTMRIPLEYLAGLFTAGDTAPVERSLRRLVAMRSYMRDLNLGNEPQEDIAQAVGMTGRQIQKMYRLLGIAKYDDRYVIPTASPESARGITSLDPFGGVDPSDPTLQFPDLGEGAPEACTSHAAEPAGKVSLLSWTGDRPEGMFPPRRDEG is encoded by the coding sequence ATGAAGGTTATGGCTCAGATCGCCATGGTCATGAACCTGGACAAGTGCATCGGCTGCCACACCTGTTCCGTCACCTGCAAGCAGGCGTGGACCAACCGTGAGGGCACCGAGTACATCTGGTTCAACAACGTCGAGACCCGCCCCGGCGTCGGCTACCCGCGCGGCTGGGAGGATCAGGACAAGTGGGAGGGCGGCTGGACCCGCACCTCCTCCGGCAGGCTCAAGCCGCGTTCCGGTGGCCGCCTGTCCAAGCTGTTCAACATCTTCCACAACCCCAAGCTGCCCGGCATCCAGGACTACTACGAACCCTGGACCTACGAGTACGACAAGCTGCTGTCCACCCCGGGCAACCAGAACACCCAGCCCACCGCCCGCCCGGTCTCCCAGATCGACGGCCGCGAGATGAACACCATCTCCTGGTCCTCCAACTGGGACGACAACCTCGGCGGCTCCACGGCCACGATGGACGAGGATCCGGTTCTGCACCAGATGAATCTCACGGTGCAGAAGGAGATCGAGGACACCTTCATGTTCTATCTCCCCCGCATCTGCGAGCACTGCCTCAACCCCACATGTGTGTCCTCCTGCCCCTCCGGCGCGATGTACAAGCGCACGGAGGACGGGATCGTCCTCGTCGACCAGGACCAGTGCCGCGGCTGGCGCATGTGTGTCTCCGGTTGCCCGTACAAGAAGGTCTACTTCAACCACAAGTCCGGCAAGGCCGAGAAGTGCACGCTGTGCTACCCGCGCATCGAGGTCGGCCAGCCCACCGTCTGCTCCGAGACCTGCGTCGGACGCCTGCGCTACCTCGGTGTCCTGCTGTACGACGCCGACCGCGTCGCCGACGCCGCCTCCGTCGAGAATCCGCAGGACCTGCTCCAGGCCCAGAAGGACATCCTCCTCGACCCGCGCGATCCGCGCGTCATCGACGCCGCCACCCAGGCAGGTATCCCCCACTCCTGGATCGACGCCGCCCAGCAGTCCCCCATCTGGGACCTCATCTTCACCTACGAGGTGGCCCTGCCGCTGCACCCGGAGTACCGCACCCTCCCGATGGTCTGGTATATCCCGCCGCTGTCCCCGGTCGTCGACCAGGTGACCGCCTCCGGCAACGACGGCGAGGACCACAAGATCCTCTTCACCGCCCTGTCGACCATGCGCATCCCGCTGGAGTACCTCGCCGGGCTGTTCACCGCCGGTGACACCGCCCCGGTCGAACGCTCCCTGCGCCGCCTGGTGGCCATGCGTTCCTACATGCGCGATCTCAACCTGGGCAACGAGCCCCAGGAGGACATCGCGCAGGCCGTCGGCATGACCGGCAGGCAGATCCAGAAGATGTACCGGCTGCTCGGCATCGCCAAGTACGACGACCGCTACGTCATCCCCACCGCCTCCCCGGAGTCCGCCCGCGGCATCACCTCCCTCGACCCCTTCGGTGGCGTCGACCCCTCCGACCCGACCCTGCAGTTCCCCGACCTGGGCGAGGGTGCCCCGGAGGCCTGCACCAGCCACGCCGCCGAGCCCGCCGGCAAGGTCTCGCTGCTCAGCTGGACCGGTGACCGACCGGAGGGCATGTTCCCTCCCCGCCGGGATGAGGGATAG
- a CDS encoding nitrate reductase subunit alpha: MTTTSSSPGTGSTAQSAGHANPLFRFGSYLRKGQVSDSGQQLFLKGGRQADIFYRNRWSFDKMVRSTHGVNCTGSCSWKVYVKDGVITWESQAVDYPATGPDMPDYEPRGCPRGASFSWYTYSPTRIRFPYARGALVDMYREGKVRLGDPVLAWREIVETPEKRHAYVSQRGKGGLIRISYEEAIEIAAAAHTYTIRQYGPDRIAGFTVIPAMSQVSYGAGTRFLQMIGGVALSFYDWYADLPPASPQTFGDQTDVPESGDWYNSSYLMMWGSNIPVTRTPDSHFMVETRYNGTKVVVVSPDFADNTKFADEWLRINPGTDAALAFAMGHVILSEFHVGKQTPYFLDYMRRYTDAPFLIELDERDDGTWTPGKFLTASHLDDSHADLRDSANATHRLLMMQPDGSVVDPGGTLADRYGDDGVGKWNLRQDGVDTIMSVADTGEYGTAEVLFPRFDLDADPDDIDGSGPIGAGVVSRGVPYREVDGRKVTTVFDVMLAHYGVARPELNLPGQWPTDFHDATSPGTPAWQEELTGVPANAAIRIGREFAQNADDSKGRSQIIMGAGVNHYFHADNIYRTFLALTSMCGTQGVNGGGWAHYVGQEKLRPMNGWSQYAFALDWQRPARQMITTGFYYLTTDQWRYDNSKASRLASPLANRGVVGNKSLSDTLIESMKRGWMPAYPQFNRNPLLLADEAEAKGMDIKDYVVSELESGNMQFAAEDPDAPENWPRILLNWRTNLMGSSAKGTEFFLRHMLGVDSDATAVELEPHERPESIAWRDEAPQGKLDLMLTTDFRNTSTTLVSDIVLPAATWYEKHDLSTTDMHPFIHSFNAAINPPWEARTDFEVFRDLSKSVSEQAVTWLGTQTDLITAPLGHDSPDELNMPNGIVPDIGESGLVPGKTMAKLIPVERDYTRIHEKWTHLGPLTGKAGTGVHGTPYDVSTQVEELGLINGTSETFIGERPDLDTDIKVIEMILHLSGVSNGAVAKEGFTNQGARVGADMTDLYSGNEGTRINWDAIKERPTEVITSPEWTGSKRGGRRYTAFSINIEYDKPFHTLSGRMHYYLDHDWFLDYGEALPVFRPPLDRMHLNGETNPGQLVRGEDGNPEVTVRYLTPHNKWSIHSQYFDNLHVLSISRGGQVVWMSDKDAAKIGVADNEWIEVYNRNGIVSARAIVSHRIPEGTAIMNHAQERTVGTPLNENTGRRGGTHNSLTRIMIKPVHVAGGYGHLTYGFNYIGPTGNNRDEVTRIRRRSQEVQF; encoded by the coding sequence ATGACGACAACCTCCAGCTCCCCCGGCACCGGGAGCACCGCCCAGTCCGCCGGCCACGCCAACCCGCTGTTCCGCTTCGGCAGCTACCTGCGCAAGGGACAGGTCTCCGACAGCGGGCAGCAGCTGTTTCTCAAGGGCGGCCGCCAGGCGGACATCTTCTACCGCAACCGCTGGTCCTTCGACAAGATGGTGCGCTCCACCCACGGCGTCAACTGCACCGGCTCCTGCTCCTGGAAGGTCTACGTCAAAGACGGCGTGATCACCTGGGAATCCCAGGCCGTCGACTACCCCGCCACCGGCCCGGACATGCCCGACTATGAGCCCCGCGGCTGCCCCCGCGGTGCCTCCTTCTCCTGGTACACCTACTCCCCCACCCGCATCCGCTTCCCCTACGCCCGCGGCGCCCTCGTGGACATGTACCGCGAGGGCAAGGTCCGCCTGGGCGACCCCGTCCTGGCGTGGCGCGAGATCGTGGAGACCCCGGAGAAGCGGCACGCCTACGTCTCCCAGCGCGGCAAGGGCGGCCTGATCCGCATCTCCTACGAGGAGGCCATCGAGATCGCCGCCGCCGCCCACACCTACACCATCCGCCAGTACGGCCCGGACCGGATCGCCGGCTTCACCGTCATCCCCGCGATGTCCCAGGTCTCCTACGGCGCCGGCACCCGCTTCCTGCAGATGATCGGCGGCGTCGCCCTGTCCTTCTACGACTGGTACGCCGACCTCCCGCCGGCCTCCCCGCAGACCTTCGGCGACCAGACCGACGTCCCCGAATCCGGCGACTGGTACAACTCCTCCTACCTCATGATGTGGGGATCGAACATCCCGGTCACCCGCACCCCGGACTCCCACTTCATGGTGGAGACCCGCTACAACGGCACCAAGGTCGTCGTCGTCTCCCCCGACTTCGCCGACAACACCAAGTTCGCCGACGAGTGGCTGCGCATCAACCCCGGCACCGACGCCGCCCTCGCGTTCGCCATGGGCCACGTCATCCTCTCCGAGTTCCACGTCGGGAAGCAGACCCCGTACTTCCTCGACTACATGCGCCGGTACACCGACGCCCCGTTCCTCATCGAACTCGACGAACGCGACGACGGCACCTGGACGCCGGGCAAGTTCCTCACCGCCTCCCACCTCGACGACTCCCACGCCGACCTCCGCGACTCCGCCAACGCCACCCACCGTCTGCTCATGATGCAGCCCGACGGCAGCGTCGTCGACCCCGGCGGCACCCTCGCCGACCGCTACGGCGACGACGGCGTGGGCAAGTGGAACCTCCGCCAGGACGGCGTGGACACCATCATGTCCGTCGCCGACACCGGCGAGTACGGCACCGCTGAGGTGCTCTTCCCCCGCTTCGACCTCGACGCGGACCCCGACGACATCGACGGCTCCGGCCCCATCGGCGCCGGCGTGGTCTCCCGCGGCGTCCCCTACCGCGAGGTCGACGGCCGCAAGGTCACCACCGTCTTCGACGTCATGCTCGCCCACTACGGCGTGGCCCGCCCCGAACTGAACCTGCCGGGCCAGTGGCCCACCGACTTCCACGACGCCACCTCCCCCGGCACCCCGGCCTGGCAGGAGGAGCTCACCGGTGTGCCCGCCAACGCCGCCATCCGCATCGGCCGGGAGTTCGCGCAGAACGCCGACGACTCGAAGGGCCGCAGCCAGATCATCATGGGCGCGGGCGTGAACCACTACTTCCACGCCGACAACATCTACCGCACCTTCCTGGCCCTGACCTCGATGTGCGGCACCCAGGGTGTCAACGGCGGCGGCTGGGCCCACTACGTCGGCCAGGAGAAACTGCGCCCGATGAACGGCTGGTCCCAGTACGCCTTCGCCCTCGACTGGCAGCGCCCGGCGCGCCAGATGATCACCACCGGCTTCTACTACCTGACCACCGACCAGTGGCGCTACGACAACTCCAAGGCCTCCCGCCTGGCGTCCCCGCTGGCCAACCGCGGGGTGGTGGGCAACAAGTCACTGTCGGACACGCTCATCGAGTCGATGAAACGCGGCTGGATGCCCGCCTACCCCCAGTTCAACCGCAACCCCCTGCTGCTGGCCGACGAGGCCGAGGCCAAGGGCATGGACATCAAAGACTACGTGGTCTCCGAACTCGAGTCCGGCAACATGCAGTTCGCCGCCGAGGACCCGGACGCCCCGGAGAACTGGCCGCGCATCCTGCTCAACTGGCGCACCAACCTCATGGGCTCCTCCGCCAAGGGCACCGAGTTCTTCCTCCGCCACATGCTCGGCGTCGACTCCGACGCCACCGCCGTGGAACTGGAACCGCACGAACGCCCCGAGTCCATCGCCTGGCGGGACGAGGCACCCCAGGGCAAGCTCGACCTGATGCTCACCACGGACTTCCGGAACACCTCCACGACGCTGGTCTCCGACATCGTCCTCCCGGCGGCCACCTGGTACGAGAAGCACGACCTGTCCACCACGGACATGCACCCGTTCATCCACTCCTTCAACGCGGCGATCAACCCGCCGTGGGAGGCCCGGACCGACTTCGAGGTCTTCCGCGACCTGTCCAAGTCCGTCTCCGAGCAGGCCGTGACGTGGCTGGGCACCCAGACCGACCTCATCACCGCCCCGCTGGGCCACGACTCCCCCGACGAGCTGAACATGCCCAACGGCATCGTCCCCGACATCGGCGAATCAGGCCTGGTCCCCGGCAAGACGATGGCCAAGCTCATCCCCGTCGAACGCGACTACACCCGGATCCACGAGAAGTGGACCCACCTCGGACCGCTCACCGGCAAGGCCGGCACCGGCGTGCACGGCACCCCCTACGACGTGTCCACGCAGGTCGAGGAGCTTGGACTGATCAACGGCACCTCGGAGACCTTCATCGGTGAGCGCCCCGACCTGGACACCGACATCAAGGTCATCGAGATGATCCTCCACCTGTCTGGTGTGTCTAACGGCGCGGTGGCCAAGGAGGGCTTCACCAACCAGGGCGCCCGCGTCGGCGCGGACATGACCGACCTCTACTCCGGCAACGAGGGCACCCGCATCAACTGGGACGCCATCAAGGAACGCCCCACCGAGGTGATCACCTCCCCGGAGTGGACCGGCTCGAAGCGTGGCGGACGCCGCTACACGGCGTTCTCCATCAACATCGAGTACGACAAGCCCTTCCACACCCTGTCGGGCCGGATGCACTACTACCTCGACCACGACTGGTTCCTCGACTACGGCGAGGCCCTCCCGGTGTTCCGCCCGCCACTGGACCGCATGCACCTCAACGGGGAGACCAACCCGGGTCAGCTCGTGCGCGGCGAGGACGGCAACCCCGAGGTCACCGTCCGCTACCTCACCCCGCACAACAAGTGGTCGATCCACTCGCAGTACTTCGACAACCTCCACGTCCTGTCCATCTCCCGTGGTGGCCAGGTGGTGTGGATGTCCGACAAGGACGCCGCCAAGATCGGCGTCGCCGACAACGAGTGGATCGAGGTGTACAACCGCAACGGCATCGTCTCGGCCCGCGCGATCGTCTCCCACCGCATCCCGGAGGGCACGGCGATCATGAACCACGCCCAGGAACGCACCGTGGGCACCCCGCTCAACGAGAACACCGGCCGCCGCGGCGGCACCCACAACTCGCTCACCCGCATCATGATCAAACCGGTGCACGTCGCGGGCGGCTACGGCCACCTGACCTACGGCTTCAACTACATCGGCCCCACCGGCAACAACCGCGACGAGGTCACCCGCATCCGTCGCCGCTCCCAGGAGGTGCAGTTCTAA
- a CDS encoding DNA methyltransferase encodes MPASRDDVRLTWPTTPEVARPGRLSGLHRYTADGVEPVSTPAPDDNLLLRGDNLPGLRALAPLLAGSVQLIYIDPPYNTGSTDYVYADRRSRADWLSFMQARINAALPLLAPDGVFIAQCSFHQSAYLEVLLDQTPGLHKVAVLHALVRHPDRALTADKQFNDVVEQILIYSPDPAFRMPGRMKERDLSDYRWDVELTGPGRAVTLGGRACTIYPPDAWRKVDTGAGLGTFRTHSIRGSLREKNSSGRFWVAHLEGLELAPLTLIDVPGIGDDGLGHRFFHTPKPGNRNGSYFQGVPQSSSHTRLPYPNFLDVHEAYNKVTAEGGVSFRNGKKPESLLRTLIELFTDPDETVLDYHAGSGTTAAVAHKLGRRHISIEQREWAETIALARLRGVIGGEQSGISADVGWTSGGSVVYGEIG; translated from the coding sequence ATGCCCGCCTCCCGTGATGACGTCCGCCTCACCTGGCCGACCACCCCGGAGGTGGCGCGCCCCGGCCGACTGAGCGGACTGCACCGGTACACCGCAGACGGCGTCGAACCGGTGTCCACTCCGGCACCCGACGACAACCTCCTGTTGCGCGGCGACAACCTCCCCGGACTGCGCGCCCTGGCGCCTCTGCTGGCCGGGTCGGTCCAGCTCATCTACATCGACCCGCCCTACAACACCGGCAGCACGGACTACGTCTACGCCGACCGGCGCAGCCGGGCCGACTGGCTCAGCTTCATGCAGGCCCGCATCAACGCAGCCCTGCCGCTGTTGGCCCCCGACGGCGTGTTCATCGCCCAGTGCAGCTTCCACCAGTCGGCCTACCTCGAGGTGCTTCTCGACCAGACCCCCGGCCTGCACAAGGTCGCCGTCCTCCACGCCCTGGTCCGTCACCCCGACCGGGCATTGACGGCCGACAAGCAGTTCAACGACGTCGTCGAGCAGATCCTCATCTACTCCCCCGACCCCGCCTTCCGCATGCCCGGCCGGATGAAGGAGCGCGACCTCAGCGACTACCGCTGGGACGTTGAACTCACCGGCCCCGGGCGCGCGGTCACCCTGGGCGGCCGCGCCTGCACCATCTACCCCCCGGACGCCTGGCGCAAGGTCGACACCGGCGCCGGCCTGGGCACCTTCCGCACCCACTCCATCCGTGGCTCGCTGCGCGAGAAGAACTCCTCGGGCCGGTTCTGGGTCGCCCATCTCGAAGGGCTCGAGCTGGCGCCACTCACGCTTATCGACGTCCCCGGCATCGGCGACGACGGCCTCGGTCACCGTTTCTTCCACACCCCGAAACCCGGCAACCGCAACGGCTCCTACTTCCAGGGTGTTCCGCAGTCCTCGTCCCACACCCGGCTGCCCTACCCCAACTTCCTCGACGTCCACGAGGCCTACAATAAAGTCACTGCCGAAGGCGGGGTGAGTTTCCGCAACGGCAAGAAGCCCGAGTCCCTGCTGCGCACCCTCATCGAGTTGTTCACCGACCCCGACGAGACGGTCCTGGACTACCACGCCGGCTCCGGCACGACCGCCGCCGTGGCCCACAAGCTCGGCCGCCGGCACATCAGCATCGAGCAGCGGGAATGGGCCGAGACGATCGCCCTGGCCCGGCTGCGGGGAGTCATCGGCGGGGAACAGTCCGGTATCTCCGCGGACGTCGGCTGGACCAGCGGTGGCAGCGTGGTCTACGGAGAGATCGGCTGA
- a CDS encoding multicopper oxidase domain-containing protein — protein sequence MTIPLGPSASTTRQPEPDTGSGWASWLIVGLAIAAVVILGVTLTTAPSTNEAGPVSTAARDTVTQEVRIEGMSYVPDRIEVPAGTHLVIELHNDDDQPHDLSLNGVRTELIDPGDSATLDAGVVTGDLEGWCTVAGHRSQGMLLDVVVTDTSASSGGGLGDRPTAAVGSNPFAEVPTSADRLNHDITDTVFHDPVLPPAPASTVHELAFTVTEEIREVAPGHRQVQWLFNGQAPGPTLRGRAGDTFRLTLTNDGSMGHSVDFHAGEVSPDAPMATINPGESLVYEFVARRSGIWMYHCATAPMSLHIANGMAGAVIIDPPEGLDEVDREYALIAHEVFLGPEATGADADRVSAGAYDLTAFNGFPNQYDSRPIELTAGQRARFWVLNVGPDNPVSFHIVGGIFDTVFSEGAYPVRNGLTEGTGAQVLPLLPAQGGFVEVTFDEPGTYTFVNHIMTDAEKGQHGTIIVR from the coding sequence ATGACCATCCCCCTCGGCCCGTCCGCCTCCACCACCCGCCAGCCGGAGCCGGACACCGGCAGCGGGTGGGCGTCCTGGCTCATCGTCGGTCTGGCGATCGCGGCTGTGGTCATTCTCGGCGTCACCCTCACCACCGCCCCATCGACGAATGAGGCCGGTCCGGTGTCGACCGCAGCCCGGGACACGGTGACGCAGGAGGTGCGGATCGAGGGGATGTCCTATGTTCCCGACCGCATCGAGGTCCCCGCCGGCACACACCTGGTCATCGAGCTCCACAACGACGACGACCAGCCCCACGACCTGAGCCTCAACGGTGTGAGAACCGAGCTCATCGACCCCGGCGACTCCGCCACCCTCGACGCCGGGGTGGTCACCGGGGATCTCGAGGGCTGGTGCACCGTCGCCGGACACAGGTCGCAGGGCATGCTTCTCGACGTCGTCGTCACCGACACCTCCGCGTCATCCGGCGGCGGTCTCGGGGACCGCCCCACCGCCGCCGTCGGCAGCAACCCCTTCGCCGAGGTCCCCACCTCCGCGGACCGGCTCAACCACGACATCACCGACACCGTCTTCCACGACCCGGTCCTGCCGCCGGCCCCGGCCTCGACGGTCCACGAGCTGGCGTTCACCGTCACCGAGGAGATACGGGAGGTCGCCCCCGGGCACCGCCAGGTCCAGTGGCTGTTCAACGGGCAGGCCCCGGGCCCGACGCTGCGGGGCCGGGCGGGGGACACCTTCCGCCTCACGTTGACCAACGACGGGTCGATGGGCCATTCCGTCGACTTCCACGCCGGGGAGGTCAGCCCCGACGCCCCCATGGCCACCATCAACCCCGGGGAGTCGCTGGTCTACGAATTTGTCGCCCGCCGTTCCGGGATCTGGATGTACCACTGCGCGACGGCGCCGATGAGCCTGCACATCGCCAACGGCATGGCCGGGGCGGTCATCATCGACCCGCCGGAAGGGCTCGACGAGGTCGACCGGGAGTATGCCCTCATCGCCCACGAGGTCTTCCTCGGGCCGGAGGCCACCGGGGCGGACGCGGACCGGGTCTCGGCGGGTGCCTATGATCTCACCGCGTTCAACGGCTTCCCCAACCAGTATGATTCCCGCCCCATCGAGCTCACCGCCGGGCAGCGGGCACGGTTCTGGGTCCTCAATGTCGGCCCGGACAACCCGGTGAGCTTCCACATCGTCGGCGGCATCTTCGACACCGTGTTCAGCGAGGGCGCCTACCCGGTCCGAAACGGACTCACCGAGGGCACGGGTGCCCAGGTGCTGCCGCTGCTGCCCGCCCAGGGCGGGTTCGTCGAGGTGACCTTCGACGAACCGGGGACCTACACGTTTGTCAACCACATCATGACCGACGCGGAGAAGGGGCAGCACGGGACGATCATCGTGCGCTGA
- a CDS encoding nitrate/nitrite transporter, with the protein MSTALNTDGRVLHGWDPENEETWDSGIAWRTLWISTATLFMAFCTWYLVSAIAPVLNQIGFDLSTAQLYWLTSLPGLAGGLLRLIFMFLPPILGTRRLVSISSLLFVIPMLGWFFAVQNTGTPFWWLLVLAFLTGIGGGVFSGFMPSTGYFFPKRLSGTALGLQAGLGNFGVSFILLVAPWLMGLTLMGIGFVAPQRSGDTELFVHNPAIVMVPWAIVMAVVAWIFLKDVPVTANFRQQIDIFGNKNTWILTIAYLMTFGAFSGFAAQLALIINNVYGANSEFAATYAVEDLPKGAAFAFLGPLIGSLVRAAWGPLCDKFGGAIWTFVSGVGMTLSTIVAALFLTPDNPDQFWWFLGAMLFLFFFSGIGNASTFKQMPMILPKRQAGGVIGWTGAIAAFGPFIVGVLLSMMAPAVFFWGCVVFFAFATTLVWIYYARPNAPFPG; encoded by the coding sequence ATGAGCACTGCCCTCAACACCGACGGACGGGTCCTGCACGGCTGGGACCCCGAGAACGAGGAGACCTGGGACTCCGGCATCGCCTGGCGCACCCTGTGGATCTCCACCGCCACCCTCTTCATGGCCTTCTGTACCTGGTACCTGGTCTCGGCCATCGCGCCGGTGCTCAACCAGATCGGCTTCGACCTCTCCACCGCCCAGCTCTACTGGCTGACCTCCCTGCCCGGCCTCGCCGGCGGCCTCCTGCGCCTGATCTTCATGTTCCTGCCGCCCATCCTGGGCACCCGCCGACTCGTCTCCATCTCCTCCCTGCTGTTCGTCATCCCGATGCTCGGCTGGTTCTTCGCCGTCCAGAACACCGGCACCCCCTTCTGGTGGCTGCTCGTCCTCGCCTTCCTCACCGGCATCGGCGGCGGCGTGTTCTCCGGCTTTATGCCGTCCACCGGCTACTTCTTCCCCAAGCGACTCTCCGGCACCGCCCTCGGCCTGCAGGCCGGACTCGGCAACTTCGGCGTCTCCTTCATCCTGCTCGTCGCCCCCTGGCTCATGGGCCTGACGCTCATGGGCATCGGCTTCGTCGCCCCGCAGCGATCCGGCGACACCGAACTGTTCGTCCACAACCCGGCGATCGTCATGGTGCCGTGGGCGATCGTCATGGCCGTCGTCGCCTGGATCTTCCTCAAGGACGTGCCGGTCACCGCGAACTTCCGCCAGCAGATCGACATCTTCGGCAACAAGAACACCTGGATCCTCACCATCGCCTACCTCATGACCTTCGGTGCCTTCTCCGGGTTCGCCGCGCAGCTGGCCCTGATCATCAACAACGTCTACGGCGCCAACTCCGAGTTCGCCGCCACCTACGCCGTCGAGGACCTGCCCAAGGGCGCGGCCTTCGCCTTCCTCGGCCCCCTCATCGGCTCCCTCGTCCGCGCCGCCTGGGGCCCGCTGTGCGACAAGTTCGGCGGCGCCATCTGGACCTTCGTCTCCGGTGTCGGCATGACCCTGTCCACCATCGTCGCCGCCCTCTTCCTCACCCCCGACAACCCGGACCAGTTCTGGTGGTTCCTCGGCGCCATGCTCTTCCTGTTCTTCTTCTCCGGCATCGGCAACGCCTCCACCTTCAAGCAGATGCCCATGATCCTGCCCAAGCGCCAGGCCGGCGGTGTCATCGGCTGGACCGGCGCCATCGCCGCCTTCGGCCCCTTCATCGTCGGCGTCCTGCTCTCGATGATGGCCCCGGCCGTCTTCTTCTGGGGCTGCGTGGTCTTCTTCGCCTTCGCCACCACCCTCGTGTGGATCTACTACGCCCGCCCCAACGCCCCCTTCCCCGGCTGA
- a CDS encoding DUF2249 domain-containing protein: MQLPITNASDPAEIPTLNASQIPHAVRHGAIHGALDSRNVGESMILIAPHNPLPLLKEVAARDEAFQVTYLQEGPHDWHLKFTRTA; encoded by the coding sequence ATGCAGCTTCCCATCACCAACGCCAGCGACCCCGCCGAGATCCCCACCCTCAACGCCTCCCAGATCCCGCACGCCGTACGCCACGGGGCGATCCACGGCGCCCTGGACTCCCGCAACGTCGGCGAATCCATGATCCTCATCGCCCCGCACAACCCGCTGCCCCTGCTCAAGGAGGTGGCAGCCCGGGACGAGGCCTTCCAGGTGACCTACCTGCAGGAGGGCCCGCACGACTGGCACCTGAAGTTCACCCGCACCGCCTGA
- the narJ gene encoding nitrate reductase molybdenum cofactor assembly chaperone — protein sequence MARTPVGIIPEDVTRSVAVSDDQRRTVAMAASLLLDYPGDDHGAKIAAVDTLLDTLPPAIGAELAAFTDAARTLGLRGLQEHYVETFDQRRRCSLFLSYYSVGDTRQRGTAILAFRQALEQLGFEEQREELPDHLCVVLEAVAMSEGRIHGQAVEMLAAHRDGLEVLRAALQHQNSPFAHLVIAVAMALPTIDAETAHNYLDLIRSGPPAELVGIGTPLPFPTAQPDLT from the coding sequence ATGGCCCGCACCCCCGTCGGGATCATCCCCGAGGACGTCACCCGCTCCGTCGCCGTCAGCGACGACCAGCGGCGCACCGTCGCCATGGCCGCCTCGCTGCTCCTGGACTATCCGGGAGATGACCACGGTGCGAAGATCGCGGCCGTCGACACGCTCCTGGACACCCTGCCCCCGGCCATCGGCGCCGAACTCGCCGCCTTCACCGACGCCGCCCGCACCCTCGGCCTGCGGGGCCTGCAGGAACACTATGTGGAGACCTTCGACCAGCGCCGACGCTGCTCCCTGTTCCTGTCCTACTACTCCGTCGGCGACACCCGCCAACGCGGCACCGCCATCCTCGCGTTCCGGCAGGCACTCGAACAACTCGGCTTCGAGGAGCAGCGCGAGGAACTGCCCGACCACCTGTGTGTCGTCCTCGAGGCGGTCGCCATGTCCGAGGGCCGGATCCACGGGCAGGCCGTGGAGATGCTTGCCGCCCACCGCGACGGACTGGAGGTCCTGCGGGCGGCCCTCCAGCACCAGAACTCCCCCTTCGCGCACCTCGTCATCGCGGTGGCCATGGCCCTTCCCACCATCGACGCCGAGACCGCCCACAACTACCTCGACCTCATCCGTTCGGGGCCGCCGGCCGAGCTCGTCGGCATCGGCACCCCACTGCCCTTCCCCACCGCCCAACCGGACCTGACTTAG